ttaactataAACATATCCATAAACTTTATTAATTTGCTTCTACAATCAACCATTTAAAGATGAATTGGAACACTACTTCAACAAGCACGAGCAACAAGAAGTTAAAGGGAGTTAGGCGTCGAAAATGGGGGAAATGGGTATCGGAGATTCGTGTTCCGGGGACTCAAGAACGTTTATGGTTAGGAACTTATGCTACACCGGAAGCTGCTGCGGTGGCACACGACGTAGCTGTTTATTGTTTAAGAAGACCTTCTACGTTGGACAAACTCAACTTTCCTGAGACTCTGTCTTCTTATTGTATTCAACAGAGAGATGATTTGATGTCTCCGAGGTCTGTTCAAAAGGTTGCTTCTGATGTTGCCATGGATGTTGATGCGAGAAATATTGCAAGGGAAACAACAACTTTGATGGAAACGAATCACGTGAGTGggaatgatgatgatgatgatggtcaCGTGCATCATAATGTTGTTGGTGATGATGATTGGTGGGAAGGTTTGGATGATGACTTGAGTTGGCAAGGAATTACTCAAGTTTCTAGACAAGAGGAGGGATTGAGTATTTCCATTGAAGATTATCTTCAGATTTAGATCATTATATGTATACATTATTGGTATTGATTACTTTTTTGTGTTAAACACAATACAACTCTGAATGAAGAAGATGCGTATTTTGACTGTGAAtctaagatatatttttaaatcaaccCACCGCACATTGATACCACATATACTAACAGATGCTGAAAGCTAACGTGATTTAAACCAATACTTATTTAATGGAAGAACAAATCAAATCCTTCACTAGTAGTTCCATTATTATGACTTCACTAGTTAAGTAGTTATGTTACAAAATCAAGTCCTGCCACATGTGCATCTACTTGAATAGTTGAATGTAATCAGAATCATTGTCCCATGCCAAAATAGAATAACTTTTTAGTAATGCTACAAGAGAATAAAAATCAAGTTAGTCCAATTGaagttttcttcattttatacaaataaacaaatgttatacaaacacatataaatatgaaaagtaCTAACATACATGAAAGCACATATATAACACTGAAGAATATTATTGCATTCAatcttctgtttttttttaaatgcattACAATCTGCTAGTGTTCTTTTTCTTAGACAAGCTTCCCATAGCCTTTGCCTTCTCCTTCAAAAGAAATTTTTGTGTCTTGCCGGTCGATGTCTTTGGCAGATCAGCAAACACCACAGTTCGAGGCACCATAAATCGGGGCAAACGCTCCCGACAAAATTGTATTATCTCCTCCTCTGTAGCACTATACCCTTCCTTCAGCTTCACAAACGCACAAGGTGTCTCTCCCCAATATTCATCAGGTCTCCCTACAACAGCAGCCTCAACAACTGCTGGATGACCATAAATCACACCTTCCAACTCAATTGTGCTAATGTTTTCTCCACCGGAGATGATAATGTCCTTCGACCGATCCTTAAGTTCTACATAACCATCCGCATGCTTTACTCCCAAGTCGCCGGTCCTAAACCATCCACCTTTAAATGCATCTTGTGTTGCTTTCGAATCCTTTAGATATCCACTCATCACAGTGTTTCCCCTGAACATTACCTCACCAAGGGTTTTTGCATCGGCCGGTACACTCTTCATAGTGACAGGATCTTTTACATCCAGTTCCTCCATTCCAATATGTTGTACTCCTTGACGTGCTTTCAATTTCGCCTGCGCGTCTCGAGGCAGGCTACCCCATTCGGATTTCCATGTACAAATTGATGCAGGACCATAGGTTTCTGTCAAACCATATGAATGAGTTACATCAAATCCTAGTTCTTCCATCCTGAAAAACACATCCGGCGGTGGTGGAGCCCCACCTGTCATCACTGCCACCTTCCCCGGAAGTGGCTTTCTGACTTCAGGAGGtgaatttatcaacatattGAGAACTACTGGTGCACCCCCCATGTGTGTTACTTTGTgcttaaaaatattgtcaaaaatTCCTTTAGCATTTACGTTTCTTTGGCAGACATTTGTTCCACCCTGAGCAGCAATACTCCAAGGGAGACACCATCCATTGCAATGAAACATTGGAACACACCATAAATACACCGGCATAGACCGCATCTCGTTAAGAAGAATAGTAGCCAAAGCATTGAGATAAGCACCTCTATGGCTATATATAACACCCTTAGGACTTGATGTGGTTCCAGAAGTGTAATTGAGTGAAACTGGATCGCGTTCATCCTTCGGTCTTTTCACCTCAAATTCAAGTTTCCCTTCAGCTATAAGATTCTCATAGATCAATGTTCCCAGAGGAGGTGATGGATGAGCATCAGACTCCAAAATCAAGACCAAAAGGGGTAGCTTGGTGGTTGATTTTGACAGGATTTCAAGTGCTCCCTGAGCAATATCAAGTAATTCATGATCTACAAAAAGAATTTTGGCATCGGAATGGTTTAATAACaatgaaaccattgatgaatCGTGTCGAGTATTGAGAGTGCAGAGAACAGCCCCTGACATTGGAACAGCAAAATGTAGCTCATACATGGCTGGAATATTAGGGGCCAATACAGCAACCTGACCAAATAAGTTCAATTTCACAACAAgcacaaaatcacaacaaataatttcatacaaaattataattatattgacATGTTCCATTCACAAGAAAGAGAATAATGCATAGAATAAAAGGTCAATTAAACTATGgagaatttaattaattagtaaaaaataaaatatggaaaaaaaagattgaaagaGTTGAGAAAGGATCAGACCACATCACGAGGAGAAACACCGAGTTGAGAAATGGAAGAAGCGAGCTTGATGCAGCGTTGATGAGTGAGAGACCATGTGTAGGTGACATGATCACCGTAGACGATAGAGAGGTTGTTAGGGTAAACAATGGCGGAGCGCTCCAAAAAGGTGATCGGAGTGAGAGAAACGTAGTTGGCGTTGCACTGAATAGTACCATCCATCGTCttcgcttttttattttttttattttttttttttatcttatcttTTGACTC
This region of Cicer arietinum cultivar CDC Frontier isolate Library 1 chromosome 8, Cicar.CDCFrontier_v2.0, whole genome shotgun sequence genomic DNA includes:
- the LOC101498135 gene encoding ethylene-responsive transcription factor ERF020 → MNWNTTSTSTSNKKLKGVRRRKWGKWVSEIRVPGTQERLWLGTYATPEAAAVAHDVAVYCLRRPSTLDKLNFPETLSSYCIQQRDDLMSPRSVQKVASDVAMDVDARNIARETTTLMETNHVSGNDDDDDGHVHHNVVGDDDWWEGLDDDLSWQGITQVSRQEEGLSISIEDYLQI
- the LOC101498466 gene encoding butanoate--CoA ligase AAE1, with translation MDGTIQCNANYVSLTPITFLERSAIVYPNNLSIVYGDHVTYTWSLTHQRCIKLASSISQLGVSPRDVVAVLAPNIPAMYELHFAVPMSGAVLCTLNTRHDSSMVSLLLNHSDAKILFVDHELLDIAQGALEILSKSTTKLPLLVLILESDAHPSPPLGTLIYENLIAEGKLEFEVKRPKDERDPVSLNYTSGTTSSPKGVIYSHRGAYLNALATILLNEMRSMPVYLWCVPMFHCNGWCLPWSIAAQGGTNVCQRNVNAKGIFDNIFKHKVTHMGGAPVVLNMLINSPPEVRKPLPGKVAVMTGGAPPPPDVFFRMEELGFDVTHSYGLTETYGPASICTWKSEWGSLPRDAQAKLKARQGVQHIGMEELDVKDPVTMKSVPADAKTLGEVMFRGNTVMSGYLKDSKATQDAFKGGWFRTGDLGVKHADGYVELKDRSKDIIISGGENISTIELEGVIYGHPAVVEAAVVGRPDEYWGETPCAFVKLKEGYSATEEEIIQFCRERLPRFMVPRTVVFADLPKTSTGKTQKFLLKEKAKAMGSLSKKKNTSRL